From Solanum stenotomum isolate F172 chromosome 2, ASM1918654v1, whole genome shotgun sequence:
GCCTCGTGCCACATGTTCCTCTCCTCTATTTTCTCTTTCAATCTCCTCCCATCATCCAATTTCACAGTCAATACCCTTCCATGAAATTCAACACCATCAAACTCCACTGCCTTCATAGCTGCTTTCTCTGCAATTGGACCCTCATATttcaaaaacccaaaacccataTTCTTTTCATTCCCACTATTACCCTTTATCAATATCACATTCTTTATAGCCCCAAATTGTCTAAAAAACTCAGTAACCTCCTTCTCTTTAATCCATAATGGCAAATTCCCCACAAAGATTCTtcctttttccttattttcaacTCTTTTCCGCATTTCCTCATTTTTTGCTAATAGTGGTGGAGGggttgggggtgggggtggggctGGGGGTGGTGACAGTTTCTTGGATAGCCATAGCTTGTTATGGAGATTAGGTGGTGGGGTGGAATTAAGTAGATGTTTGAGGGGTTTTTTGGTAAATATAGGAGTGTATGGAGGAGGGATTTTTTCAGGTGAGTTGGAGGAGGATTTTCTGAGGGAGGAGAAGACGGTGGCGGCGTGGTGGTTTCCGGTGAGAATGGCGGCGGAGAAGGGTGGCGGAGATGGAGAGAGGGAGAAGATGGTATCCATTATCAGTTAACTCAACTGGGGAGTGAGAACTGAGAAGACAAAGAAGAGATGAAAATTTTCAAAGGGATAATCTTGATTTTTGAGTGGTGAATGAGGGGCTAATTCTGGTGATGCTtccaacatgattttctccatactaAGATTTCAAACATGAGATTTCTGATTAAGGTGAAACAATTTCATTACTGCATGACAACTCATGTTGATCATTTTTTTACTGTTAATATAAAGTGATACATCATTTGTTCTGTTGATTCAACTATCTATGCCTATGACAATGAACTTCACTAAGCACtctttctcactcattttacTATTTGTCAATGGCATATCAAGAATTGCAAATGCAAGTGACCATGACATTTCTTCACACTTCATCTTCCTAACTAGGGGAGGAGCTAGATGAACGCAAAGGGTTTCATGTGAAACCCTTTGTTGGAAAATCATATCGTATGAATGAGAAGTTCCATTAATAAAGTTTCTGCCTCTGCCACTCTGCTAACGCCTCCCAACAAATCAAACAATGTGTGAAGACTTTTTCACTTACATTGGCATGCCCACAAACCTTTATTGTGACAAAAGATAGTCAGTCAAAATTCCCAACTCTAAATGGAAAGTGTCTCACTTGCCATGTTACCATTTCCTTCGGGTGTTGTTAATGATAACCCCCCTCCCCCCTAACACACGTACCCTCGTGTCTCTGAGCTCCTGTTCCTCGTACAAGGTGTTCTAGAAGCTGGATTCATCGACACAAAGAACATTCTTTATACGTAGAAGCCAAGATCCGGAGACACGTTTGTTTTGCCTTAGAGGACTAGTTTACTATCCGTGTAACGTGAACCATTATAAACAAGTTGTGGCCCTCTCTGCATTTGGTAGCGCGAATGCTGACACTGTTTCATTACCCTTGTCAATTTTTGGCAATAACATTGTTGATATAACACTTTCTAAGGTATTTTTGAGACTAATATTGGCACCATTGACAAGATCAAAGTAGGATTTAATGTTGATACCATACCTTGAATTTAACCCTTTAGTTACTAGCTAAAAGCAGCCTATGTCGCTTgaactctccaaaaatgttatCAATCCGTGTCAGATCTTccaaaaaatatactattttggAAGGATCTAACTCCACTCGTctacatttttgaagagtccgagcaacacaGCTAAAGTCTTGGTTGTGCGTATGAACAATACAATCTTCCCTTGGGTACGAAATGCAAGTCAATATGTACCCCTTTTCGATTAGGCTTTCATCGAGGAACGAGCCTTCAGATTGGTCTACTGAACCTGAACTCAACTGTCCTGCACAAGTTCCACAAGTACCAGCCCTGCATGAGTCCTGCATCTTCTGCAGTATCAAGAATGTATCGATCATCGGGTACTTCAATCTCGTTTTCGATACCATTAGGATCTATCAATTTCACCTTGTATAGTGCCATTGTTGAGACTTTGAACTTGGAGAAAGAATTCAAGCCAAATGTTTTGGAAATGCTCTTCAAAGAACCTAGAACATGATTGATTTAACGTATAGTCACTAAACTTTATCGActataaacaaaacaatagtTTTGTGAGGGTACTAATACTTTAACATGATGAAAAATAGTCTTCTTACTTTATCGTTATATAGAGGATAAAGTTCAGTAACGATACGTGAAATTAACTCACCTAGAGTACATGGAGGCTTTTTGGTGAAGGCAGAGGATTTTGTAGATGGTGCACCATTGAGCAAGTAAGATGAAGTAAAGCTAATTGTTGAAACATAAAATGATTTGGTTAATTAGACTAAATTAATCTATTAGCATTATAAATCAAGATCTAACAAATAATTGTTGATGTGTAATATGTCCAGTGAAATTTCACTAAATGGGGTTTGAAGAGGATTGAGTGTTCGATTATTTCTAAAGTACATATCAAGATCAAcgcaaataaataaaaattggcaAGAGAAAGTTAAATAATACAATTCATACCatacataaattcaaagctataATTGATGAGTAGAGAAAATATGAACCTGTGAAGATGATAATTTTGAGGAGCAAAGCTACAATTCCTGTTCGCTGACACTCTTCTAGATATctgtatttttatattatatagtctGAATTCtactaataactaataaaaacaaacaaaaacaaaaagaaaactcaTTCATTTAAACTGTTGAAGTGGCAAAGaagcaaaacaaaacaacaaaaaagctATCTTGATCTAAGTGGGGTCTTTGTGGTTTATAttagaataattaaggatatgTACGATGGAGCTAAAATTCAGATAAAAGTAGTAAGAGGTGATTCAAAACACTTGTTGTAATGGACGAATTGCTGTGTTGTGATATATGTTATTCGTAGATGACATAGTATTAATCGACGAGACGCGTGTGAAATTACACTAGATATGTTGTTTAATAATACTTGTGGTCACTGTTATAAGTCATTGAAACACCCTCTTACAGAAATACAAAGTTCACTGGTCTATAACATACTCAATGTAGTCCAACCCATACTAAAATTCCGCAAATAACACGAGTTCAGTGCATCGAGCTGCCTTCTTATTCTATTGCAACACAAAGATAAAGGGTGGAATAATACTTAGCTGCTTTTTAAGAATAACAGAATCTTGATACACAAAAAATACAGTTTCTCTACATGCTTAGGCTATAAAATAGTTAAGATTTTTTGTGTCAACACAATcctaaaatcaaaattcaaacattTTATATTATAAGAGTATATCAGGAGAGCAAGCTTCTACTAAATAAAAAGAACCAAAAATCTCAATCAACAAGTATTATGTGTAATCGAAAGTTAAGACAAACAGCCAATCATCAATAGTTAATTGGTCTTGCAACTGCAGTCAATCGATCAGGAACGATCGTTGGCACTCGACAGAATCACGGAACTAACTCCAACTTTTGGGGAAGACAGACGATCCTTCGACCATTCCTCTAAAGCTTTACGGTGCAGAGCATTCATTCGTATGTATGGCCGTTTTTCTTTGATCAACTTCTCAGCATTTTTCCAGTCTTCTGCTAGACCAAGAGCAACTAACAGTGCGCACATGACTGCAACACTCCTTCCATGACCTAGAGGAAACAAATCAAGAATTTACAATGAAATATCAGTGACGCGTTTTATGTTCATTGCAATGATCTATTGAAGCATCAAAGAAACTGATAAGGAAGTTAAGCTCTTCAAGACAGTTTCCTACAGGCATTGCTGTTGATTGATGCAGTttaagtactccctccgtttcaatttgttagtctagttttgacttgacatggagtttaaaaaagtaaagatgacttttgaatcttgtggtcttaagcAAAAGATATGTCACATATACCAAAAtacttttaatcttgtggtcttaaacttgtcttgtgaaaagttgaaattaaaaagttgtcaagaaagaaaagaggccttctttttaaaacagactaaaaaaaaaagtaaacaaacaaaCTGAAACAAAGAGAGTAGTAAATAAGTTGTCACTACATGCAAGAACATTTACATCTACAATCTTTATCCTAAAATGATAACTTCCCGGAAAAACTTAAGGTTTCATAGCTTTAACTATGGGCCTGCACGTTGTATCAATGGTTATTACTACGAAAATCTCACAATCAAAAGGTGGACACTTCTAATAGCAGCGTGAAACCGCTCATATAAAACTCTTAAAACAAACACAGAGAGAAGCCTGCAGATTTGTTTTAATAGAGATCCTTAATCATCACTTTTTTTATGACCGTGGTGTCCTGGGTCAACTTttgtgcacctcgactaattccacgggatacctGTCTCGTTTGACCAACAACAAGTACTAGATAACtttgtccaccaaggctaggacaaATGGGAAGAAAACTCACCTAGTGTTTTAAGTCTATGCTGAGATTTGAAACCTAAAACCTTATGGTTCTCAATCCACTTCATTGGTCACTAGGTCACCCTTGGATGCATACTTAATCATCACATTATTTGGCAGCAAAGAGTATTTTAATAAGGCTCTGCACATTGACCTCTTGTTTGTAAGGCTGATTGGTATCTATCAGTCAAACCCTAGCCTAAGGAACTGTACTTTCATAACCAAAACTGGTTTTCATAATGTAAACTACCAGTCGCAGAGTGCAATCAATTTTCTGTTACCTTTTCTCAAAGAAAAAACCTGCAAGTTGTATAGACGATCTATTTATAGAAATGCATGTTTACAAATCGAAGTGTAAATACAACAGCTAATGTAGCTATGCAATAATATGGGATTGTCTTTAACGATCTCAAAAGCACCACTTGCTGCTAATAAGTAGCCAAAATTTCCCAGTGGAGTCAAAGCAATCACAAGTTTAGCATGGTACACTAGTTCCTGTCTAGTTCCAACAATTGGGATGGACCATCTGAGGATTACCACTTCATTTTGTCCTCTCTTTAAACTCCTCcgtcaaaaatcaaaagaatagGTTGCTATATATTTTAGACAACCTTCACGTCATGAGTTAGGCTTAAGGTCCATTTTGTTAACCATTATCAATATGCTATGACTAACCGACATGGTACCTATGAGAATACacaaaattttatcaaatattcaTCTTCTATGGTGTCAAATCTTCAAGGCATGACCCAAAGTGTTACTAGGCTTCTGTTTAAAGAACCACTCAAAGTAGTATAGCATTTATGTCTATATGGAAGCAGTTTAAAAAACTAAAGCAAGTTAGTAACAACCATATTTTCTAAGACTTGAAGaacatcataaaaaatgatcaCCTAATAACTACCGTAAGTTTAATATtgggaaaaaaaacaaatggaCGATTTTACAATTGCTTTGGATATTCCTAAACCAAGCCTACCATTCGTAAATCACACCAGGAGCTCACATATATGGATAAGTCACCTTATAGATTAGTCAATTTGGCCCAAGACAACTCATGCTTTCCCTATGGAAAATGGATATAGACTGCTAGCTTTCTCCTATGAAATATCAGTTGAGAAGTTCTATGATTTTCAGTAATAAATACAATAGGTGAAACCAAAAATATGAACCCAAAGGAAGCAATTTAAGCAATGAATCCACTTTATCTCAATCACACACTAATGAAGGGCAGGCAAGCTAGCAACAACTGAAACTTTTACTCCTTCCATCccaattcaagtgtcttacATTCCTTTTTGGTCTATCCTAAACAGAGTGTCTCTTTCTATATATAGTAAGTTTTTCAATTCCAACATTTGACATGGCAagtttaaaaccacaagatttaAAGGACCACacacatctttaatttaagaccacaagattcataAGNNNNNNNNNNNNNNNNNNNNNNNNNNNNNNNNNNNNNNNNNNNNNNNNNNNNNNNNNNNNNNNNNNNNNNNNNNNNNNNNNNNNNNNNNNNNNNNNNNNNNNNNNNNNNNNNNNNNNNNNNNNNNNNNNNNNNNNNNNNNNNNNNNNNNNNNNNNTGCGAAATGAAGAGTGTTACACAACATATTGGAGAAAGAACAGTAACGAAAACGAAATAATGCAATAAACGGctacaaatacatgtatctgaaacAAAAGTTTTAAAGTTCACAATCATACCATATGCACAATGGATGAAAACAGGTATCTTCTGAGCTCTTTTTCTACAAGCCCACTTAACAGCAACCTCTATATCAGCTGGCTGAGGTGACCTAGTATCCCAAGTTGGAATACACAAAAATGCATGATTTCCAGTAAACTCCAACATCCTAGGCATCTCACAAGTACAATCAATAATAGCAGGATTACCAGGTGGCAATTTATCAAGTGAACAAGGCCAACCCCCAACATACAACCCTTCAGAAATCTCACTATATGGAGGTTCCCCACTCTTCATTCTTCTCAAAGCT
This genomic window contains:
- the LOC125856618 gene encoding uncharacterized protein LOC125856618 — translated: MGVGISVLIGLKSVTLFILFATLKNHGYPLLSIPCLYASLVSLLVALAANPSIDLPILLGKNSDGTFPVWSLVMFSPYLYFVRGFSALRRMKSGEPPYSEISEGLYVGGWPCSLDKLPPGNPAIIDCTCEMPRMLEFTGNHAFLCIPTWDTRSPQPADIEVAVKWACRKRAQKIPVFIHCAYGHGRSVAVMCALLVALGLAEDWKNAEKLIKEKRPYIRMNALHRKALEEWSKDRLSSPKVGVSSVILSSANDRS